One window of the Amycolatopsis mediterranei genome contains the following:
- a CDS encoding OmpA family protein, with amino-acid sequence MRRRWILVVPVAVLVTALLAGVATWTRSGSMERDLAARAQTALFEAGLPTGDVRFDGRDATLSGFPPDQALRALEIVQKVDGVRAAKVNGDVTPVAPGNSSSTTTTTPSPPTTATTTTSPPPTTSTTAPPPTDKAGVQAEIDRLLTEAPIAFEPDTAKLTPDGEQAARSVAIALAKAPAGFRYRVTGHVARGPGGESAALKLSRDRARAVARILTTNGLTVARVTYRGLGDTRPATGGEEDRRVEITVV; translated from the coding sequence ATGCGTCGGCGCTGGATCCTCGTGGTCCCGGTTGCGGTGCTGGTCACAGCGCTGCTCGCGGGGGTCGCCACCTGGACCCGGTCCGGGAGCATGGAACGGGACCTGGCCGCGCGGGCCCAGACCGCCCTCTTCGAAGCCGGACTGCCCACCGGGGATGTCCGCTTCGACGGGCGGGACGCCACGCTCAGCGGCTTCCCGCCCGACCAAGCGCTCAGAGCCCTCGAAATCGTGCAAAAAGTCGACGGCGTCCGGGCCGCCAAGGTCAACGGCGACGTGACTCCCGTGGCGCCCGGCAACAGCAGCAGCACCACAACCACCACCCCGAGCCCGCCGACGACCGCCACCACCACCACGAGCCCGCCGCCGACCACCAGTACCACCGCGCCGCCGCCCACCGACAAGGCCGGTGTGCAGGCCGAGATCGACCGGCTGCTCACCGAGGCGCCCATCGCCTTCGAGCCCGACACGGCGAAGCTCACCCCTGACGGCGAACAAGCCGCGCGCAGCGTCGCGATCGCTCTCGCCAAGGCGCCCGCCGGCTTCCGGTACCGCGTCACCGGGCACGTCGCCCGGGGCCCCGGTGGCGAGAGCGCCGCTCTCAAACTCTCGCGGGACCGCGCCCGGGCCGTCGCGCGGATCCTCACGACCAACGGGCTGACGGTCGCCCGCGTGACCTACCGGGGGCTGGGCGACACCCGGCCGGCCACCGGCGGCGAAGAAGACCGGCGTGTCGAGATCACGGTCGTTTGA
- a CDS encoding DUF6932 family protein — translation MALPHWTSQQVLPPGRHPGDLADVYERLVFDAPHQNDREILFSALNSYLGVARRIIPSGRAWIGGELITRTAHPPQSLDVVLIPDEWGALKRLDDAGRSALYGLLTLRGVIVGQPAMYLDQVQPVGGMLDGFLCRPGDEDVWAEVWAAGGRGYPEMIW, via the coding sequence GTGGCGCTCCCCCATTGGACGTCGCAGCAGGTCCTGCCGCCGGGCCGGCACCCGGGCGACCTCGCCGACGTCTACGAACGCCTGGTGTTCGACGCCCCGCACCAGAACGACCGCGAGATCCTCTTCAGCGCGCTCAACAGCTACCTCGGCGTCGCCCGGCGGATCATCCCGTCCGGCCGCGCCTGGATCGGCGGCGAGCTCATCACCCGGACCGCCCACCCACCGCAAAGCCTCGACGTCGTCCTCATCCCGGACGAATGGGGCGCGCTCAAGCGGCTCGACGACGCCGGCCGGTCCGCGCTCTACGGGCTGCTCACGCTGCGCGGCGTGATCGTCGGGCAGCCGGCGATGTACCTCGACCAAGTGCAGCCGGTCGGCGGCATGCTGGACGGCTTCCTGTGCCGCCCCGGCGACGAAGACGTGTGGGCCGAGGTCTGGGCCGCAGGTGGCAGGGGCTACCCGGAGATGATCTGGTGA